In Pelosinus sp. UFO1, one genomic interval encodes:
- a CDS encoding ABC transporter permease, which produces MNWWHIFKREIRQMFFTDRRRAIFLFGASLAYLILFSLLYGTHTVKAVPLVIYDEDQTQFSRLLIQAFDDSERFQIIGYVTTQDDMEDVLHEKEAYAAIHIPEKFAQEAKSGRSSTVLLMADGANIIITSTVTGAAQEIIASFSKEVGARLSETNAGQLPPMALDKTSPIDLRLRVLNNPTQSYLSFFVLGLSMASFQQGVFLAIGASLLSEYQTPGDLKNAHPLHILIGKLLPYWILATLAFFITIIIAIDLFGIPGKASFTSLLLLSANFIFAAIGFSAFIASICNNELTFTRISIAYTVPAFILSGYTWPQEAMDTIGKTLSYALPLTYFSNTVRELMVAGYSPFLYHNSFILFLFGLVFTSIATLCYIRKIKQIHNTANS; this is translated from the coding sequence ATGAATTGGTGGCATATTTTCAAGCGGGAAATTAGACAAATGTTTTTTACTGATCGCCGCCGAGCTATCTTTCTTTTCGGAGCCTCCCTGGCTTATCTGATTTTATTCAGCCTGCTGTATGGCACACATACGGTAAAAGCTGTCCCCTTAGTTATCTACGATGAGGACCAAACCCAATTCAGCCGTTTACTCATTCAAGCATTCGATGATTCGGAACGATTTCAAATTATTGGCTACGTCACAACACAAGATGATATGGAAGATGTGCTTCACGAAAAAGAAGCTTACGCCGCTATACACATTCCAGAAAAGTTTGCACAAGAAGCTAAATCCGGACGTTCATCTACCGTTCTCTTAATGGCTGACGGCGCTAATATTATCATTACCAGTACGGTAACCGGTGCTGCTCAGGAAATCATCGCCTCATTTTCCAAAGAAGTTGGAGCCCGACTTTCCGAAACAAATGCTGGACAACTGCCTCCCATGGCACTGGATAAAACGAGTCCTATTGATTTGCGCTTACGAGTACTCAACAATCCAACCCAAAGTTATCTATCCTTTTTTGTTTTAGGATTATCTATGGCTTCTTTCCAACAAGGAGTTTTTCTCGCAATCGGGGCAAGCCTCCTAAGCGAATATCAAACACCAGGTGACTTAAAGAATGCTCACCCGTTGCATATTCTGATTGGCAAATTACTGCCTTACTGGATTTTAGCGACACTCGCCTTTTTCATTACAATAATTATTGCCATTGACCTCTTTGGAATTCCTGGTAAAGCATCGTTTACAAGTCTATTGTTATTATCTGCAAACTTTATCTTCGCTGCCATCGGTTTTAGCGCATTCATTGCTTCTATTTGCAACAATGAGCTAACTTTTACGAGAATATCAATCGCCTATACCGTTCCAGCCTTCATACTATCTGGCTACACTTGGCCACAAGAAGCTATGGATACAATCGGAAAGACACTCTCTTACGCCTTACCCTTAACATACTTCTCTAACACTGTCCGAGAATTAATGGTTGCCGGTTACTCCCCTTTTCTTTACCATAATAGTTTTATTCTGTTTCTTTTTGGACTTGTGTTCACTAGTATCGCAACGTTATGTTATATCCGGAAAATAAAACAAATCCATAATACAGCAAATTCTTAA
- a CDS encoding aspartate aminotransferase family protein, protein MSHVFYRNVNKTYLEVDRGEGIYLYDKEGKKYIDACSGAAVSNLGHAHPGIIDALVKQAQKVAFSHLSRWTSTPIQELANLIADLAPGSLSKLYLVSGGSEATESALKMARQYYMERDGKTGKYRIISRWKSFHGNTIGSLSMTGDKRRGKYTPLLLNFPHIAPAYCYRCPFGKCQETCNVDCALDLEQTLKMEGADHVAAFIAESVGGAACGAIVPHKDYFKIIREICDHYDILFIADEVMAGFGRTGSMFSIEDWGVVPDMICAAKGMSAGYSPLGAVIAKEEIYNAFKQGSGVFVHGHTYGGNPLSAAVALAVVQTLVEDKLVDNSRIVGEYLLSQLKEKLLPFSYVGDVRGKGLMLGVEIVRDKATKEPFPVKMGMAEKLTNTLLKHGVIVYPGNGNADGVNGDQFLLAPPLIITKDQADELIEGMVAGFIEFDENIGTIK, encoded by the coding sequence ATGAGTCATGTATTTTATCGTAATGTAAATAAAACTTATCTAGAGGTGGACCGTGGAGAAGGGATCTATTTGTATGACAAAGAGGGCAAGAAGTATATTGATGCTTGCTCAGGTGCGGCTGTATCCAACTTAGGTCACGCTCATCCAGGGATTATCGATGCCCTGGTAAAACAGGCTCAGAAAGTGGCTTTTAGTCATTTATCCCGCTGGACATCTACGCCTATACAGGAATTGGCGAACTTGATCGCAGATTTAGCACCTGGTTCCTTGAGTAAGTTATATTTGGTATCTGGTGGTTCGGAAGCGACAGAATCAGCACTAAAGATGGCACGACAGTATTATATGGAGCGAGATGGCAAAACAGGGAAATATCGCATTATTTCTCGTTGGAAGAGTTTTCATGGCAATACCATTGGATCCTTGTCTATGACGGGTGATAAAAGGCGTGGAAAATATACACCACTACTCTTAAATTTTCCTCATATTGCGCCAGCGTATTGCTATCGTTGCCCTTTTGGTAAATGCCAAGAGACTTGTAATGTGGATTGTGCTCTTGATTTGGAACAGACGCTTAAAATGGAAGGAGCGGATCATGTTGCTGCCTTTATTGCAGAATCTGTAGGTGGTGCAGCCTGTGGTGCTATTGTTCCCCATAAGGATTATTTTAAAATCATTCGAGAAATTTGCGATCATTATGATATTTTGTTTATTGCTGATGAAGTAATGGCTGGTTTTGGACGGACGGGCTCTATGTTTAGTATTGAAGATTGGGGAGTTGTACCAGATATGATTTGTGCCGCGAAGGGTATGAGTGCCGGATATTCACCCTTAGGTGCTGTCATTGCAAAAGAAGAAATTTACAATGCTTTTAAGCAAGGTTCAGGCGTATTTGTTCATGGACATACCTATGGTGGAAATCCTTTATCGGCAGCGGTTGCGTTAGCAGTAGTTCAAACTTTGGTAGAAGATAAACTGGTAGATAACTCCCGTATTGTTGGAGAATATTTACTGTCACAATTAAAGGAAAAATTATTGCCATTCTCTTATGTGGGAGATGTGCGGGGTAAGGGATTGATGCTTGGTGTGGAAATTGTAAGGGATAAAGCAACGAAAGAACCTTTCCCCGTTAAAATGGGTATGGCAGAAAAACTAACAAATACATTACTGAAGCATGGGGTAATTGTATATCCTGGTAATGGTAATGCCGATGGAGTAAATGGGGATCAGTTCCTTCTTGCGCCACCGCTGATTATCACGAAAGACCAAGCAGACGAATTAATCGAAGGCATGGTGGCTGGATTTATAGAATTTGATGAAAATATTGGAACAATAAAATAG
- a CDS encoding EamA family transporter yields the protein MALSILCSAIGFVAQTVAQNHTTPTHTGLIFSLEPVFAAIFAFLFADEALSLRGYLGAAIILFSVLNAEVDLKKLFFQTVKKTSLSLKT from the coding sequence TTGGCCTTAAGTATCTTGTGTAGTGCCATAGGATTCGTTGCTCAAACAGTAGCACAAAACCATACAACCCCTACACATACTGGTCTTATTTTTTCATTAGAGCCCGTTTTTGCAGCAATCTTCGCATTTCTTTTTGCCGATGAAGCCCTTTCCCTGAGAGGTTACCTGGGGGCAGCTATTATACTGTTCAGTGTGTTAAACGCGGAGGTCGATCTTAAAAAGCTGTTTTTTCAAACTGTCAAAAAAACAAGTCTGTCTCTTAAAACCTAG
- a CDS encoding HlyD family secretion protein, with translation MITTKNTTFMRWLTYTILFLLTVTTLTGCGSNGTAPEIWGRGEAKEVDINSKIPGRVVSLLVKEGDKVTKGQVLAHIDSRDIVAQANQARANIKALDAQTAQATTVTLLQDQTAKATLHTAQAQLEKAKSDLALAESDNNRFGELVTSGAISQQLFDTYHTKYQVAQAAFTQAEASIAAAQAGLLQTNVNTANEEAMRSKVDQAKATLQQVEVSLDETEIRAPFDGIITAKYVEEGTMVSQGMPLVAIQDPLDNWVNLKVKETDLSRYSIQQSVNLQGRDSNLILSGTIVDISKKAEFATYRATSERGDNDIITFNVKIQVNSDKIRPGMRFKLMNGGKS, from the coding sequence ATGATTACCACCAAAAACACCACTTTTATGCGTTGGTTAACCTACACAATACTTTTTCTCTTAACTGTTACAACACTTACTGGTTGTGGCAGTAATGGGACAGCCCCAGAAATCTGGGGCCGAGGAGAAGCCAAAGAAGTAGATATTAATTCTAAAATCCCGGGACGGGTCGTCAGCCTACTCGTCAAAGAAGGCGATAAAGTAACCAAAGGGCAAGTACTAGCCCACATTGATAGCCGAGATATTGTCGCCCAGGCCAATCAAGCTCGAGCTAATATTAAGGCCTTAGATGCACAAACAGCTCAGGCAACCACAGTTACCCTACTACAGGATCAAACTGCAAAGGCAACGCTACATACCGCGCAAGCGCAATTAGAAAAAGCAAAATCAGACTTAGCCCTCGCCGAAAGTGATAATAACCGCTTTGGTGAGTTGGTAACATCTGGTGCTATTTCCCAACAATTATTTGATACTTACCATACAAAATACCAAGTGGCTCAAGCTGCTTTTACCCAGGCAGAAGCCAGCATCGCAGCTGCCCAAGCTGGACTTTTGCAAACTAATGTCAATACTGCCAATGAAGAAGCCATGCGTAGCAAAGTAGATCAGGCCAAAGCTACCTTGCAGCAAGTGGAAGTATCTCTAGATGAAACGGAAATACGCGCTCCCTTTGATGGTATTATCACTGCCAAGTATGTGGAAGAAGGCACTATGGTATCCCAAGGCATGCCTCTTGTAGCCATACAGGATCCTTTAGATAATTGGGTTAATCTGAAAGTGAAAGAAACGGATTTATCCCGTTATTCCATTCAACAGTCCGTGAATCTACAAGGTCGTGACAGCAACCTCATTTTGTCTGGAACAATTGTCGATATTAGCAAAAAAGCGGAGTTTGCCACTTACCGAGCTACTAGCGAACGTGGTGATAACGATATTATTACATTCAATGTCAAAATTCAAGTTAACTCTGATAAAATCCGTCCCGGTATGCGTTTCAAACTAATGAACGGTGGCAAATCATGA
- a CDS encoding LysR family transcriptional regulator, whose product MELRQLQIFCAAAQTLNFTKAGLKLGYAQSNITGQIRQLEEELQVKLFERLGRGIQLTNEGKSFLQNATNILELCEKAKEELSPQVFRGIINIGAAETLCVYRLPQILTEYRKRYPLVEIRVQTESCENLYELIKGNHIDIAMVLTDRIKSHDMAVQTLHDECMTLVASPLHKLVKKKSINPSDLSDECLILTSPGCGYRPLILSVFKKHEVKPGSMMELSSVGAIKECTICGLGVAILPKISVKDELERGKLIELDWTGPKFDVKTQLIYHHEKWLTPALKAFRELCSSMTKLSF is encoded by the coding sequence GTGGAATTACGCCAACTACAGATTTTTTGTGCTGCCGCCCAAACATTAAACTTTACAAAAGCCGGTTTAAAATTAGGTTATGCTCAATCCAATATAACAGGGCAAATTCGCCAGCTTGAGGAAGAATTGCAAGTCAAGTTATTCGAACGTTTGGGGCGAGGGATTCAACTAACGAACGAAGGGAAAAGCTTCTTACAAAATGCAACAAACATATTAGAGTTATGCGAAAAAGCGAAAGAAGAATTGTCACCGCAAGTTTTCCGCGGAATAATCAACATTGGAGCAGCTGAGACACTGTGCGTATATCGTCTTCCCCAAATATTGACTGAATACCGTAAACGATATCCCCTTGTTGAAATCCGCGTCCAAACAGAAAGTTGCGAGAATCTTTATGAATTAATCAAAGGTAATCATATTGATATCGCCATGGTACTCACTGACAGGATTAAATCCCATGATATGGCAGTACAAACACTCCATGATGAATGCATGACACTTGTAGCAAGTCCTCTTCATAAACTAGTGAAAAAGAAAAGCATCAATCCCAGTGATCTTTCTGATGAATGTCTAATCCTCACATCCCCAGGCTGCGGATATCGGCCTCTCATTCTCTCTGTCTTTAAAAAGCATGAGGTAAAACCAGGATCGATGATGGAACTCTCCAGTGTAGGAGCAATAAAAGAATGTACGATCTGTGGATTGGGAGTTGCTATTTTACCGAAAATCTCTGTTAAAGATGAATTGGAAAGAGGAAAACTAATCGAACTGGATTGGACAGGACCCAAGTTCGATGTAAAAACTCAATTAATCTATCATCATGAAAAATGGCTAACACCTGCCTTGAAGGCTTTTCGGGAGCTTTGTAGTTCTATGACAAAGTTATCCTTTTAA
- a CDS encoding SDR family oxidoreductase, whose translation MNQIQGKNLAGKVALVTGASRGIGKTIAEELALNGAKVVINYASNSEKAAQVVASIKDKGGESIAIQADISRVAEVEGLFQKTIEAYGKIDILVNNAGIMLTKPITTITEEDFDKIMAINVKGTYFACQQAAKHMNTNGRIINFSTSVAGHMFPTYSVYAGTKGAVEQFTRQLAKEFGPKGITINAVAPGPVNTELFTTGKTNEQIDGIRKMNAFGRLGEPNDIASVVLFLASEQSQWVTGQTIRVNGGFI comes from the coding sequence ATGAATCAGATTCAAGGAAAAAACCTGGCTGGAAAAGTGGCTTTGGTAACAGGTGCATCGCGAGGTATTGGTAAAACAATTGCAGAAGAGTTGGCTTTAAATGGAGCAAAGGTTGTTATTAATTATGCCAGTAATTCGGAAAAAGCCGCCCAAGTCGTTGCTAGTATTAAAGACAAAGGTGGAGAATCAATAGCCATCCAAGCTGACATTAGCCGAGTTGCAGAAGTGGAAGGTCTATTTCAAAAGACAATTGAAGCCTATGGGAAAATTGATATTTTAGTCAATAACGCTGGTATTATGCTCACAAAACCGATTACGACGATAACAGAAGAAGACTTCGATAAGATTATGGCTATCAATGTGAAAGGAACCTATTTTGCCTGCCAACAAGCAGCTAAGCACATGAACACAAACGGACGAATTATCAACTTTTCCACTTCGGTTGCTGGTCATATGTTTCCCACGTACAGCGTCTATGCAGGTACAAAAGGAGCCGTTGAACAGTTCACCCGTCAACTAGCAAAAGAGTTCGGACCAAAGGGAATTACAATCAATGCGGTTGCACCAGGTCCCGTTAACACAGAACTTTTCACCACAGGAAAAACCAACGAGCAAATTGATGGCATTCGCAAAATGAACGCCTTTGGTCGCCTTGGTGAGCCCAATGATATTGCAAGTGTAGTCTTATTCTTAGCAAGCGAACAATCTCAATGGGTTACAGGCCAAACAATACGGGTTAACGGTGGTTTTATATGA
- a CDS encoding TetR/AcrR family transcriptional regulator: MAKTGLTSEEIKEKALQITEEKIRYHGFEKFRLTDLAKELKVSHAALYNHFKDKSALLDAISERWLTQMDNILECITKKKTSPSKLIIEWFLKYHELKREKVLKDPELFKSFNMAAELEKPFILNHLHNINQQLLDLVELAVEAGEINGESPVKLVEILLEATVSFHHPRMVLDHKDEKRELLLQKIVEVLLSGLTSNATQ, encoded by the coding sequence TTGGCAAAGACTGGATTAACATCTGAAGAAATTAAAGAAAAAGCATTACAAATAACCGAAGAAAAAATTCGTTATCATGGCTTCGAAAAATTTCGCCTGACAGACCTTGCAAAGGAACTTAAAGTGAGCCATGCAGCTCTTTACAATCATTTCAAAGATAAATCAGCACTACTTGATGCCATCTCTGAACGCTGGTTAACGCAAATGGATAACATTTTAGAATGTATTACAAAAAAAAAGACATCTCCAAGTAAATTAATCATAGAATGGTTTTTGAAATATCACGAGCTTAAAAGAGAAAAAGTTTTAAAGGATCCTGAACTTTTCAAGTCTTTCAATATGGCTGCTGAATTAGAGAAACCTTTTATTTTGAACCATTTACATAACATTAACCAGCAACTTTTAGATCTTGTTGAACTAGCAGTTGAAGCTGGAGAAATCAACGGAGAATCACCTGTAAAACTGGTTGAAATTTTATTAGAAGCTACCGTATCTTTTCACCATCCGCGTATGGTGTTGGATCACAAGGACGAAAAGCGTGAGCTGCTGTTGCAGAAAATAGTTGAAGTATTGCTTAGTGGTCTCACATCAAACGCTACCCAATGA
- a CDS encoding metallophosphoesterase family protein, whose amino-acid sequence MIRKLLKFFTTRKVVVGAAILAVILAFCFLPPSLVVFPRNIALTFTGMPASTQTITWQTGRYSSGSRVEYTKVTDTLHSVREGTTQQVATDRGMITVHSVQLTDLEPATRYQYRVGDGLFWSSYHTFTTAPAKVESFRFLLFGDSQGNSYELWQRTLKTAYARNPDVAFMMNIGDLVDIGLSYDQWNDWFQAGQGVINTIPVMPVMGNHETYTTEWKIAQPLLYTGFFRLPSNGPKDLAGKVYSFDYSNVHFSILDSQLQEEAEWVPEMLASQQEWLKKDLAATKKRWKLVFIHRPVHHNRPSDGDEDLRDAFTPLFENYHVDVVFSGHDHIYARSYPMVGDKWTDEKGDGPVYITTGRSGKKTFGRALRKNWNTVYYNPMEQPNYLTVAVNNHSLKIEAFKLNGELIDTWEKTAD is encoded by the coding sequence ATGATACGAAAGTTACTAAAGTTTTTTACTACACGAAAAGTTGTAGTGGGAGCCGCTATATTGGCTGTAATATTAGCCTTCTGCTTTTTGCCGCCTAGTTTGGTAGTTTTTCCAAGGAATATAGCTCTTACCTTTACTGGAATGCCAGCATCAACGCAGACGATTACCTGGCAGACAGGTCGATATAGCAGTGGCAGTCGGGTGGAGTATACGAAAGTAACAGATACTCTTCACTCTGTTAGGGAGGGAACAACGCAGCAGGTGGCAACTGATCGAGGCATGATTACGGTTCATTCAGTACAGTTGACTGATCTTGAACCAGCCACTCGTTATCAGTACCGAGTGGGTGACGGATTATTTTGGAGCTCATACCATACCTTCACCACAGCGCCAGCTAAGGTAGAATCCTTTCGTTTTTTACTGTTTGGCGATTCTCAGGGAAATTCTTATGAGCTATGGCAACGTACTTTAAAGACTGCCTATGCAAGAAATCCTGATGTTGCTTTCATGATGAATATCGGAGACTTAGTTGATATTGGCCTCTCTTATGATCAATGGAATGATTGGTTTCAAGCTGGTCAAGGTGTGATTAATACCATTCCCGTTATGCCAGTGATGGGCAATCATGAAACATATACGACAGAGTGGAAAATTGCGCAGCCCCTTCTTTATACAGGTTTTTTTCGACTTCCTAGCAATGGACCAAAAGATTTAGCAGGTAAAGTATATTCTTTTGATTACAGTAATGTTCACTTCAGTATCCTCGATAGTCAACTGCAAGAGGAGGCGGAGTGGGTACCAGAGATGTTGGCTTCTCAACAAGAGTGGTTGAAAAAAGATTTAGCGGCGACAAAAAAACGCTGGAAGCTAGTTTTTATTCATCGTCCAGTACACCATAATCGCCCTTCCGATGGGGATGAAGATCTGCGTGATGCCTTCACACCGCTGTTTGAAAACTATCATGTAGATGTAGTATTCTCCGGGCATGACCACATATATGCTCGTTCTTATCCCATGGTGGGTGATAAATGGACGGATGAAAAGGGGGATGGCCCAGTTTATATTACGACTGGGCGAAGCGGTAAAAAAACCTTTGGCCGCGCCCTGCGAAAGAATTGGAATACGGTATATTATAATCCTATGGAACAACCAAACTATTTGACAGTAGCGGTAAATAACCACAGTCTGAAGATAGAAGCCTTCAAGCTCAATGGAGAACTTATTGATACATGGGAGAAAACAGCTGATTAA
- a CDS encoding TetR/AcrR family transcriptional regulator, whose protein sequence is MRNRIIMATVEEINLRGFKFTMSDLTRRLSISKSSLYEHFSSKDELIGTILDIVLNDFQEQEEKIYSSNLPIIEKLQASLTITPKTFEPFHNRLYDDLRLTYPEEWERVASFRKKRMERLVTLLSQGMEAGTIRHIHLGVLQQLLTSTMNDLTSYRFLAENNMTYLDAVAAMLDILINGLQDGE, encoded by the coding sequence TTGCGAAACCGAATTATTATGGCTACCGTGGAAGAAATCAATTTACGGGGCTTCAAATTTACCATGAGTGACCTCACAAGGCGGCTTAGCATCAGCAAGTCATCGTTATATGAGCATTTCTCCTCCAAGGACGAACTCATTGGTACTATTCTAGATATTGTTTTGAATGATTTCCAAGAGCAAGAGGAAAAAATCTATAGTTCTAATTTGCCAATCATTGAAAAACTACAGGCTTCGTTAACCATCACACCGAAAACCTTCGAACCATTCCATAACCGTCTGTATGATGACCTTCGCCTGACCTATCCAGAAGAGTGGGAAAGAGTAGCCAGTTTTCGGAAAAAGCGAATGGAGCGGCTAGTTACCCTGCTCAGTCAAGGAATGGAGGCTGGCACTATCCGGCACATACATCTTGGTGTTCTCCAGCAACTGCTCACTAGTACCATGAATGATCTCACCAGCTACCGTTTTCTCGCTGAAAATAATATGACTTATCTCGATGCCGTAGCTGCTATGTTAGACATCTTAATCAATGGATTACAAGACGGAGAATAG
- a CDS encoding CoA transferase subunit A → MAEICTAKEAVSRIRDGMSIMVGGFLNVGTPEGLVQALVEKGVIKLTLISNDTGFVGKGIGRLQDNRQLARVYTSYVGGHPDYSQCMESSNVEVVLTPQGTLAEQIRAAGAGLGGFLTPTGVGTVAAQGKEEIIIGDKAYLMEYPLFADVALIKAYQADTSGNLVYRRCAKNFNPLMATAAKIVIAEVEEILPVGKIDPDYVMTPGIFVDFLVKEGR, encoded by the coding sequence ATGGCAGAGATTTGCACAGCCAAAGAGGCTGTGTCGCGTATTCGAGATGGAATGTCAATAATGGTTGGCGGTTTTTTGAATGTTGGCACACCAGAGGGACTTGTGCAAGCGTTAGTCGAAAAAGGTGTTATTAAATTGACTTTAATTTCAAATGATACAGGATTTGTTGGTAAAGGAATTGGAAGGCTACAGGACAATCGCCAGCTAGCCAGGGTGTATACATCTTATGTAGGTGGACATCCCGATTATAGTCAATGCATGGAATCGAGCAATGTGGAAGTTGTTTTGACACCCCAAGGGACACTTGCCGAACAAATTCGAGCTGCTGGGGCTGGTCTGGGAGGATTTCTAACTCCTACAGGAGTAGGGACAGTAGCAGCACAAGGTAAAGAAGAAATTATCATTGGTGATAAGGCTTATCTTATGGAATACCCATTATTTGCGGATGTTGCTTTAATAAAAGCGTATCAAGCAGATACAAGCGGGAATTTGGTGTATCGCCGTTGTGCTAAAAATTTTAATCCACTTATGGCGACTGCTGCAAAAATTGTCATCGCGGAAGTGGAGGAGATTCTTCCTGTAGGGAAAATTGATCCTGACTATGTGATGACACCAGGAATTTTTGTAGACTTTTTGGTCAAGGAGGGGAGGTAG
- a CDS encoding 3-oxoacid CoA-transferase subunit B, translating to MTEKERRVRIARRVAKEFANGDVVNLGIGLPTLVANYLPEDVSIVLHSENGFLGIGLEPEEGMEDKDIINAGGKPASILPNGSCFDSAMSFAIIRGGHVDTTVLGALEVDEQGNLANWMVPGKKVTGMGGAMDLVVGAKKVIIAMEHRNKDGSPKIVRECTMPLTAKAQVDLIVTDMAVIAVRADGLYLREIAEDTTLEDVISSTAARLILPNSRILTY from the coding sequence ATGACGGAAAAAGAAAGACGTGTTCGAATAGCCAGACGAGTAGCGAAAGAGTTTGCCAATGGTGATGTAGTGAATCTGGGTATCGGGTTACCAACCCTGGTTGCCAACTATTTACCGGAAGATGTTTCAATTGTTTTGCATTCGGAAAATGGTTTTTTGGGTATTGGGTTAGAACCCGAGGAGGGAATGGAAGATAAAGACATTATTAATGCTGGAGGAAAACCAGCAAGTATTTTACCTAATGGCAGTTGTTTTGATAGTGCCATGTCTTTTGCTATTATTCGCGGGGGACATGTGGATACCACTGTATTAGGCGCGTTAGAAGTAGATGAGCAGGGGAATTTAGCAAATTGGATGGTGCCGGGGAAAAAGGTCACTGGAATGGGGGGGGCCATGGATTTAGTAGTAGGTGCAAAAAAAGTGATTATTGCCATGGAACATAGGAATAAAGATGGTTCACCAAAGATTGTTAGGGAATGTACGATGCCTCTTACGGCAAAGGCACAAGTCGATTTGATTGTAACAGATATGGCCGTTATTGCTGTCCGTGCAGACGGACTCTACCTTCGTGAAATAGCAGAAGACACAACTTTAGAAGACGTGATTTCGTCTACGGCAGCGAGATTGATTTTACCGAACAGTAGGATTCTTACTTACTAA
- a CDS encoding ABC transporter permease produces the protein MNLKEIIFLEIQALCRRKSPTILLLFGIPILYSFLFGSVYSNNVIKYVPTVIYDQDQTAVSRALIQAYTDSERYKVVTQVTTQEAMEQSLRESEALVAISIPPKFAQNIKLGMGSEVLIETNSTNNMFANTVISSSQEIIQTLSVATGQKLLEGINQQPAQALRFIAPVKLGVRIMNNPTTSYTNFMLAGLMVNGLQLAILLVAGPLIAKEYSQLGHWQGTSAVSIIAGKLLSCWLCSMGVFIACLGAITVFFDVPFRGNPATILLLGSAFTFLVINLCFFFSSIARNEVSALQVPLLYIMPGLLFSGLSWPHLAMNDFSRVFSSLMPLTYIVDTLRDMLLIGYSPTLLKNIFIMFTSGSGLCLATMFIFSQRRKKIQYQLAKEVPI, from the coding sequence ATGAATTTGAAGGAAATTATATTTTTAGAAATACAGGCGCTATGTCGGCGTAAATCGCCTACGATTTTGCTACTCTTTGGCATACCAATACTCTATAGTTTTCTTTTTGGTTCTGTCTATAGCAATAATGTTATCAAATATGTGCCTACCGTAATCTACGATCAAGACCAGACAGCGGTAAGCCGAGCATTAATCCAAGCCTATACGGACTCGGAGCGCTATAAGGTGGTCACCCAAGTAACAACCCAGGAAGCCATGGAGCAATCTTTGCGGGAGAGCGAAGCGTTGGTCGCCATCTCCATTCCGCCCAAGTTTGCGCAAAATATCAAATTAGGTATGGGCTCAGAAGTTTTAATCGAGACTAATTCCACCAATAACATGTTTGCCAATACCGTTATTTCTTCCAGTCAAGAGATCATTCAGACACTTTCGGTGGCAACTGGTCAAAAATTGTTGGAAGGGATCAATCAACAGCCTGCCCAAGCCCTGCGATTTATCGCTCCTGTTAAATTAGGGGTTAGGATTATGAATAATCCTACCACATCCTACACCAATTTTATGCTGGCTGGATTAATGGTGAATGGTCTACAACTTGCTATTTTATTAGTAGCAGGTCCTCTCATAGCTAAAGAATATAGCCAGCTTGGCCACTGGCAGGGTACTTCAGCTGTGTCTATCATAGCAGGCAAACTGCTGTCCTGCTGGTTATGCTCAATGGGTGTCTTTATTGCATGTTTGGGTGCCATTACTGTATTCTTTGATGTACCTTTCCGCGGTAATCCTGCCACTATTTTATTACTGGGCAGTGCCTTCACTTTTCTTGTGATTAACCTTTGCTTTTTCTTTTCTTCTATTGCCCGCAACGAAGTCAGTGCGTTGCAAGTACCACTGCTCTATATCATGCCAGGGCTTTTGTTTAGCGGTCTCAGTTGGCCCCATTTGGCAATGAATGATTTCAGCCGAGTCTTTTCTTCCCTTATGCCGCTAACTTATATCGTAGATACCCTGCGTGACATGTTACTGATTGGTTACTCACCAACTTTGCTGAAAAATATATTTATCATGTTTACTAGTGGCAGTGGTCTCTGTCTAGCTACCATGTTTATTTTTTCTCAGCGTCGGAAAAAAATTCAATACCAACTAGCAAAGGAGGTTCCAATATGA